Proteins encoded in a region of the Cytobacillus pseudoceanisediminis genome:
- a CDS encoding TIGR04086 family membrane protein, with product MEESKNFGSAVLYGIIAIFAIAVASSLVFSLLLRFTSLQESSLQYIISAVSFVSLFAGGFISGGKGKQKGWLLGGLTGLIYSIVIFLFQYLGHDSLFDMEQMIYHTCFTLTAMMGGILGVNLNTKRTA from the coding sequence ATAGAAGAGTCAAAGAACTTCGGAAGCGCTGTACTTTATGGAATTATCGCCATTTTTGCCATTGCTGTAGCGAGCAGTCTCGTTTTTTCACTGCTTCTGCGGTTCACCTCGCTGCAGGAGTCTTCCCTGCAGTATATTATTTCTGCTGTTTCATTTGTTTCTCTTTTTGCGGGCGGGTTCATATCCGGAGGTAAAGGGAAGCAAAAAGGATGGCTGCTTGGAGGCTTGACAGGCCTTATTTACTCAATCGTTATTTTTCTATTTCAATATTTGGGACATGACAGTTTATTTGATATGGAGCAAATGATATACCACACCTGTTTTACGCTGACTGCAATGATGGGCGGTATATTGGGAGTTAATCTCAACACTAAAAGAACAGCTTAA
- a CDS encoding post-transcriptional regulator, translated as MKIGHEYDYFRTTVKPALESKLDEFRLLGYKKVTEQELWEFLTKKKWKNTKENVRLFEIVEEIMEVKVSEYIHYATIEAFKEADFVFDSEEERRELLK; from the coding sequence GTGAAAATCGGCCATGAATATGATTATTTTCGCACTACGGTAAAACCTGCATTGGAAAGCAAATTAGATGAATTTCGGCTGCTGGGATATAAAAAAGTGACTGAACAGGAGCTCTGGGAATTCCTCACAAAGAAGAAGTGGAAAAACACAAAAGAAAATGTCAGGCTATTTGAAATTGTAGAAGAAATCATGGAGGTAAAAGTGAGTGAATACATTCACTATGCTACCATCGAGGCTTTTAAAGAGGCTGACTTTGTTTTTGATAGTGAAGAAGAGAGAAGGGAACTGTTAAAATAG
- the yajC gene encoding preprotein translocase subunit YajC, with protein sequence MELLGTLGPLLLMFVLFYFLLIRPQQKRQKAVQQMQSDLKKGDKVVTIGGLHGFVDAIDEDKVVIKCGDGSRLTYDRAAIREVTQATGDALAKS encoded by the coding sequence ATGGAGCTTTTAGGAACATTAGGACCATTATTGCTGATGTTTGTTTTATTCTATTTCCTGTTAATTCGTCCGCAGCAGAAACGCCAAAAGGCAGTTCAGCAAATGCAAAGTGATTTAAAAAAGGGAGATAAGGTTGTTACAATCGGCGGTCTTCATGGATTTGTTGATGCCATCGACGAAGACAAAGTGGTTATTAAATGTGGTGACGGAAGCCGTCTTACATACGATCGTGCAGCGATCCGCGAAGTAACGCAGGCAACTGGCGATGCATTAGCAAAATCTTAA
- the tgt gene encoding tRNA guanosine(34) transglycosylase Tgt: MTAIRYELIKTCKQTGARLGRVHTPHGSFETPVFMPVGTLATVKTMSPEELVEMGAGIILSNTYHLWLRPGQEIVEEAGGLHKFMNWDRAILTDSGGFQVFSLSEFRKIEEEGVHFRNHLNGDKLFLSPEKAMDIQNSLGSDIMMAFDECPPYPASFEYMKKSVERTSRWAERCLQAHKRPNDQGLFGIIQGGEYEELRKQSAKDLTSLDFPGYAVGGLSVGEPKDVMNRVLEFTTPLLPSDKPRYLMGVGSPDSLIDGSIRGIDMFDCVLPTRIARNGTLMTSNGRLVVKNAKFARDFGPIDENCDCYTCRNYSRAYIRHLIRCDETFGIRLTTYHNLYFLLKLMEQVRQAIRDDRLGDFREEFFERYGFNKPNAKNF, encoded by the coding sequence TTGACTGCAATTCGTTATGAATTAATTAAAACATGTAAGCAAACCGGTGCCCGTCTGGGACGGGTCCATACGCCGCATGGATCTTTTGAAACTCCTGTGTTCATGCCTGTGGGAACACTTGCTACAGTAAAAACCATGTCCCCTGAAGAATTAGTGGAAATGGGTGCGGGCATTATTCTGAGCAATACTTACCACCTGTGGCTTCGACCCGGTCAGGAAATTGTGGAAGAAGCAGGCGGCCTGCATAAGTTTATGAATTGGGACCGGGCCATTCTGACAGATTCCGGCGGGTTTCAGGTGTTCAGTCTTAGTGAATTCCGTAAGATTGAAGAAGAAGGCGTTCATTTCAGGAACCACCTGAATGGAGACAAGCTGTTTTTATCACCTGAAAAAGCAATGGACATTCAAAATTCCCTTGGTTCAGATATTATGATGGCGTTTGATGAATGCCCGCCTTACCCAGCATCCTTCGAATATATGAAGAAGTCAGTAGAGCGGACTTCCCGCTGGGCTGAGCGATGCTTACAAGCACATAAACGCCCGAATGATCAGGGACTCTTCGGAATTATTCAGGGTGGAGAATATGAGGAGCTGCGTAAACAAAGCGCGAAAGACTTAACATCTCTTGATTTCCCGGGGTATGCTGTTGGCGGTTTATCTGTAGGCGAGCCTAAAGATGTAATGAACCGTGTACTTGAGTTCACAACACCGCTTTTGCCGTCTGATAAGCCAAGATACCTTATGGGAGTAGGATCCCCCGATTCCCTGATTGATGGTTCAATCAGAGGGATTGATATGTTTGACTGTGTTCTCCCTACAAGGATTGCCAGAAACGGAACATTGATGACAAGTAATGGCAGACTGGTTGTTAAGAATGCAAAATTTGCAAGAGATTTTGGCCCAATTGACGAGAATTGCGATTGCTACACATGCCGTAATTACAGCCGTGCTTACATCAGGCATTTGATCCGCTGTGACGAAACATTTGGAATCAGGCTTACAACTTACCATAATCTCTATTTTCTGCTAAAATTAATGGAGCAGGTAAGACAGGCGATTAGAGATGATCGCTTGGGTGATTTTAGAGAAGAGTTTTTCGAAAGGTATGGATTCAATAAGCCTAACGCGAAGAACTTTTAA
- the secDF gene encoding protein translocase subunit SecDF codes for MVKRSRIVAFFLIVVLLGSLAGATTNNILKNIKLGLDLQGGFEVLYEVTPKDGQKVDKAVLASTAEALDRRINVLGVSEPNIQIEGDKRIRVQLAGVTDQNKAREILSTEANLSFRDVNDQLMMDGSDLAENGAKQTFDENGKPSVSLKLKSASKFKDVTQKIVNMGAPNNLLVIWLDFEEGQDSFQAESAKEDPKYLSAPQVSQIFNQDTVSIVGNFTIEEAKTLSDLLNAGSLPVQLDEVYSTSVGAKFGEQAMETTILAGIIGIAIIFIYMIAVYRFPGFIATITLSFYIYLILLVFDWMNGVLTLPGIAALILGVGMAVDANIITYERIREEIKVGRTIKSAFQAGEKNSLSTIFDANITTILAAAVLFMYGTSSVKGFATMLIISILASFITAVYGTRLLMGLWVHSKALNKKPGWFGVKKSEIKNIAENYDTLDLPTKFDKFDFVGNRKKFFILSAVLIAVGIIVVSIFRLNLGIDFVSGTRIEQQASEPLTKEKFQAELSALGIETDDIVISGDNKEIGVARFKDVLTKDEIAEVKTHFHEEFGQDPNVSTVSPTVGKELAKNALKALAIASVGIIIYVTIRFEIKMAIPAVFALLHDAFFIIAVFSFTRLEVDITFIAAVLTVVGYSINDTIVTFDRMRENMQKKKKLKSFEDIADVVNKSLRQTLGRSVNTVLTVVFTVVALLVFGSESIRNFSFALLIGLIAGTYSSIFLAAQIWAVWKGKELKEKGVINTVKEKRKVSDEPQV; via the coding sequence ATGGTAAAGCGCAGCCGTATTGTTGCCTTTTTCCTGATTGTTGTATTATTGGGAAGCCTGGCAGGGGCAACGACAAACAACATTTTAAAAAATATTAAGCTGGGCCTTGATTTGCAGGGCGGATTTGAAGTCCTCTATGAGGTAACGCCAAAAGATGGGCAGAAGGTTGATAAAGCCGTCCTTGCAAGTACTGCCGAAGCACTGGATAGGCGGATCAATGTTCTTGGAGTCAGTGAGCCGAATATCCAGATTGAGGGAGATAAGAGGATCCGCGTTCAGCTTGCTGGTGTAACAGATCAGAATAAGGCAAGGGAAATTCTATCCACAGAAGCTAATCTATCATTTAGAGATGTTAATGATCAATTGATGATGGATGGTTCAGACCTTGCTGAAAATGGGGCAAAGCAGACATTCGATGAAAACGGAAAGCCAAGTGTTTCATTGAAGCTGAAGAGTGCAAGCAAATTTAAAGATGTAACTCAAAAAATTGTCAATATGGGAGCGCCAAATAACCTGCTTGTCATTTGGCTTGATTTTGAAGAAGGCCAGGATTCATTCCAGGCTGAGTCAGCAAAAGAAGATCCAAAATACTTATCTGCTCCACAGGTAAGCCAGATCTTTAATCAGGATACCGTGTCCATTGTTGGGAATTTTACGATTGAAGAAGCAAAGACACTGTCGGATTTGTTGAATGCCGGTTCCCTGCCAGTACAGCTCGATGAAGTTTATTCGACATCGGTAGGTGCGAAATTCGGTGAGCAGGCAATGGAAACGACTATTCTTGCCGGTATTATTGGAATTGCCATTATATTTATCTACATGATTGCGGTATATCGTTTCCCTGGGTTTATAGCAACAATTACATTATCTTTCTATATTTATCTGATTTTACTCGTATTTGACTGGATGAATGGCGTATTGACGCTGCCTGGTATTGCTGCGCTCATTCTGGGGGTTGGTATGGCTGTTGATGCGAATATTATTACCTATGAGAGAATCCGCGAAGAAATAAAAGTGGGCAGAACAATCAAGTCAGCTTTTCAGGCTGGTGAGAAAAACTCCCTTTCGACGATATTTGATGCAAATATCACAACCATTTTAGCAGCAGCCGTTTTATTCATGTATGGGACAAGTTCTGTAAAAGGATTTGCTACCATGCTTATTATAAGCATCCTGGCAAGCTTTATTACTGCGGTTTATGGCACAAGGCTGCTAATGGGGCTTTGGGTTCATAGTAAAGCACTGAATAAAAAGCCAGGCTGGTTTGGTGTTAAAAAAAGTGAAATCAAAAACATTGCTGAAAATTACGATACTCTGGATTTGCCGACCAAGTTCGATAAATTTGATTTTGTAGGGAACCGCAAGAAGTTCTTCATCCTTTCTGCTGTATTAATTGCAGTGGGAATCATTGTTGTTTCTATTTTCCGTTTAAATCTAGGAATCGATTTTGTCAGCGGTACCCGCATCGAGCAGCAGGCAAGTGAACCTTTAACAAAAGAAAAATTTCAAGCTGAATTATCAGCGCTTGGAATCGAGACAGATGATATTGTCATCTCGGGCGATAATAAAGAAATCGGTGTTGCTAGATTTAAAGATGTTTTAACTAAAGATGAAATAGCAGAGGTTAAAACTCATTTTCATGAAGAATTCGGTCAAGATCCGAATGTCAGCACAGTTTCACCAACTGTAGGAAAAGAGCTCGCTAAAAATGCACTAAAAGCTCTTGCCATAGCCTCTGTAGGCATTATCATCTATGTAACCATTCGATTTGAGATCAAGATGGCTATTCCAGCAGTTTTTGCACTTCTGCATGATGCCTTCTTTATAATCGCTGTATTTAGCTTTACGCGTCTTGAAGTGGACATTACCTTCATTGCAGCAGTACTGACGGTAGTAGGTTATTCGATCAACGATACAATCGTAACGTTCGACCGGATGCGTGAGAATATGCAGAAAAAGAAAAAGCTCAAATCATTCGAAGATATTGCTGATGTTGTAAACAAAAGTCTTCGCCAAACGCTTGGCCGCTCTGTGAATACTGTTTTAACTGTTGTATTTACTGTCGTTGCGCTCCTGGTGTTTGGAAGTGAGTCAATCAGAAATTTCTCGTTTGCGCTTCTGATCGGTTTAATTGCAGGTACCTATTCATCGATTTTCCTTGCTGCGCAGATTTGGGCAGTATGGAAAGGCAAAGAACTGAAAGAAAAAGGCGTTATTAATACCGTAAAAGAAAAACGCAAAGTCAGTGACGAACCTCAAGTATAA